The region gtGAATCACCTAATTTAAAAAGGAGTTTAATGGTtgtgcactgtcagtgtaaaatatttttacacaGACGTCCAATAGTTGAATGCCACGTATTCAAATGCATTTatgatcatttttattttaattaaattaaaaatttattttctgatttgacaGCCTATCATTGGATGCCTGTGTAAAAATTGTTTACACTAACGATGTATTAACATTAAATTCTTTAAAAAGTCAATAAAACCAATTTGATCAATGGTGTGATGACTTACTTTACTCCACTTTATAGGAGCCGAACCGTGATATATTGTCTATAAAGAAGTGGCAACAATACACAAATTAAATTGTTGAAGTGATCGCGCTTCATATGAGATGCTTCAAGCGTGTTCTGCGTGATGAGAATGGGAATTGGGTCTTGGGTTTCTGCAACAATCTGGGCACTGCAAATACCCTTCTTGCATAACTATTTGCAATTTGTTCAGCTATGCAACTCGTCTTGGATCATAATTTCCAGCAAGTCATAATTGAGAGCGACTCAACGGAGGTAATTCAGTTggtttcttcaatttgaaagcAGGATCGTCCTTATGCGGAGATTATCAACCAATTAGTTTGGTATTTCTTTCCATGGAGGCATTAAGTCTCTATAAATTTCAATTTAGTTGCATATTGGCTAACTAGTGCGACATTGTTTCTTCCTTTTGGAGTTCATGTGTTTTCTTCCTCGTTTGATGATTGTCACCGGTTTCTTAGGCTAAATTTGGACGAGGGCTCTTCATTTAAGCTGTTTGGTTCTGGTGCTTAGTGTTGTATCTTCGGGGCTTAGCCTCATcatgttacaaaaaaaaaaaagatgtgagTCTTAATGTTGACACATCATCTAAAAATGATGTGACAAAAAATACACAAAATGATCCATAAGTTATATATTGTAATATAGATTTGATGAGTCATGACTTATGTGTGTAAGTACAATTGGACAATGGGAATAGCACACTTCCAGTTATTTTCCTTCCAGGAAATAGGGAATGAGTAACACCCAAGCACCTATTTTGTCCATTCACACTTAATTCAACGTAGAAATGACCTGTGAAGACTACCCAAATTTAGCTCCTTCCAAAtggtttctttttcctttataTTTTGCTTCTGATTGTCACTCCTAAATTTTCGATCAGCTTATGGTTTCAATTTACAGGGAAAATCCAATAGCAAACAATTGCCATCGAATCAATGAAATTAAAGAGGAGCATGCTTTAAACAGAACATGTTTGTTAGATTAGTCTTTTTTCCCATTATTGCCACCTTCATGACACATTTGTGATTTGTCAAAAACTACCTTAAGTTTTTGAACCATTATTATTCTCTTTCTTCAAACATCAAGAGAAGCAGAAAATCATATTTCCagtcctaattttttttttgaaaaaaaaacacacctCTAATCCTCCATCAATGGGTTCTCTCTGGAATATTTCTTCAATTCAAGGATACACATATTCTTAAATGTTGACCTTTGAGGAAGAACTTCAATAGGTGGAAATTCATCTGAGAAAGTTCTTCCCATTTCTCTTGTGAGTCTCAAAGTCAATCCAGGATTTTCATCTTCCAGATTCTACTAAAGGCCTAAAAGCTATCCAAAGACAGCTTCATAAATTAATTGCCAACAAATAATTCAGCATACATATTTTTTTGAGCATGTCCGGCAACAAGGTGAAGGGCCTTCTTAAAGGCCTAAGATACATATCTCAGATATTTGGTAAGTAAATATCCCCTTCATGTAATTAATCATTGCATTTCTAATGTTCACAGCATGTTGGATCAGCTTATATTTTCCCTCAGAAATCAATTTTGTCGCTCAGAAGTTTctatttaaatttgattttgactttaaaatcaattgtagtcGCATTAGTTATTACtttttctgtttgttttttCCATTGTTCCTTTTTTATGATTAAATAAGATGACACTTTGCAGAAAATGATAAAGACCAAGATATACAAATTGGATACCCTACAGATGTAAAGCATGTGGCCCATATAGGATGGGATGGGCCTTCTGTAAATACTCCCAGCTGGGTAATTCTAAGCATCCTTCATTTCTTGACTATCAACTCATGTTCCAACTTGTAGAATATAGttataaaattaattgattaaccTGAAAGAAATGCTTTTTGTGTTTATGCTTATCTTAATTTGAATAATTTCCATTCACAAAAGAAGCCTTTGGGGGCTTGCTGTGACTGTTTTTCAGATGAACGAATATAAAAGTTCTCCAGGATTTGCATCAGCACCCTTAAATCTAAATGGGGATGCTCAAAATAAAGGACAAGATAACTCAGTCAAATGGATCTCCGAAGGTATACACATATTCCTTTTTCCTACTCAAGATTCGTACGCTGATACCATTTATGgattattttatctttcttcataatcaattatgaaatcTAGAAGCTTCTCAGTTGAATTGATTCTGGTTTTagaaatcaattgtagaagaatttttaaaaatgcattGAGTAAAAAATGGACGATCATTTAAGTAGGTTCTTTAAGTTTGATCTTGTTTCACATTGTCATCATGTTTGAGATACTATGAGagaattcaaattaaaacaagaAGTGTTTAAATCAAATCATATAAGGAGTGAAATGTAAATaaaattttgagtttttgatATAAGGAGTGTGTTTAATTTAAAtgctagaatcaattctggtagggtaaaatcgattttgaacaaaaatattaatgttTGGAGTCATTTTAAAGAATTAATTTCAACCCAACTTCAATTCTGATAGATGTTGATTGTTGATCAAAACATGCACatagtctttttcttttgttgttgaatTGAAGCCAACAACAAAGTAATAGTAATTTCATGATTTTGTAGATTCAAGGAGAAGTCGTCCAAGGTTAGGTCAAGGTGAGGGTATGGGTAGGGACTTGCCAGATTTGCCAAAAGGATCTAGAAGGCAATCAACAGGTAACATGACAGATTCTCCCTCAAGGGAAAAATCAAGGCAATCAAAAAAATCATCCCACAAATCATCATCACTCAACAAGGAGCCCCAAGGAGAAGGGTCACCAGCACCAGACATTCCCAAGAAAACTCGTAGAAAGAAGTCAAAAGAAAACTCTGGTAGTGGTGGTGGGTCATCCAAGTCAAGATCCAAAGGAGCTCAACACCAAGATCCAAGTCAGGATTATGGATCTGCATCTCAACCTGTATCTGAGTCTAGAATTAGTTAGGCTGTTGTATAGATAATTCTTCAAGCTAGAAAACCTTCCTAATCCTATCTTGTTTTTCTTTCCCAACTTTGTGTTTCTTTGTGATTTTCTTAACTTGATTaatctttttttgttttcctttttcccatagagagagagagtcttGTATTATTTACCCATTACTGATATGTAATTACTAATTAGAGCAACTTGTTCATTTCAATGGTCAATGTTACATAAATATGTGAATCATATGGCATGAAAGACTAGCAAAAACATACATGATTTTAGAAACTCATTATAAAACCATAATTTACAAAAACATACTACGAATTATCCGGGCATGTTTGGAACTTCTTTAAAAACTAGTCATTTTcgctcgtgcgttgcacggcgattaagTTTATTGTGTAGATATATCTGTAGAATATCAAATAACAGATAATAGGTTCAAACATGTATGTGAATAGACTAACGTAAAATTGTTAAATATAATTTGTTGTATGGCTTACCGATGTCAACACATGAACAAAACTATAAATCCAAGTTTTTACGGAATGcgttgaaaaaacaaaaaaaattaaaaaaacacaaaaatgtCAACAGCATGATCGCTGTCCATGTTCAGTTATAATGACTTCAGACTTGAAGTTGAATTTTGCTACCAATTCAATATTTGAGCCTCATAACCTACAATGGAAAAAGTAGATATCAGAGTAATAATTAGTAAGCAAAACAAAGATGAAGTTGATAtatcatttgaaaattaaaaaaaaccttaTAGCAACGGAATTATCCTTCAAGTCTAGGAATGACCAATAAGCTGCTTGACATTTATTTATACTGTCAACAATTAAAACAAAGACATATCAGAtttggtatttaaaaaaatataaacacaaCAAAATTGTAGTAAAAAACAACACTTAcatatcaaatattttcaaagacttCTTGATAGACAACGTTGCGGGTAGTGTTAGAAACTACTCCTTGGTCATCTAGGATTAGTATCTTCAAaccttttctagatttaactcttgatagtgcaacatataattgcccatgagtaaagacaggccttgacaaatacagtccaacatgagataaagattgtccctgacttttatttatagtcattgcaaaacatagggtaacagggaattgtctgcgctggaatttgaatggaatgtcagaattagatggagttaagctcatccttggaataaaGGTTGTTTCCCCCATCGTGTTTCCGTTTAGAACagtagcaacaattatatatttagtcaaagcgttgactatcattcgagtggcattacacaaccctgcagcttggtcaatgtttcgaatgagcatgatagggacaccggatttcaatttaatttgatggtttggaattccggagcatttgtaatcatttaagaattcagaTGTAAACCATTCCGCATTGACacctgaatcttcatctgaCTTGCATGAAGTATCACAACTCAAATACTCTGTTTCATCACCAGGAATCATACctaacataaagttgttgatttcctctacactttcaagtgttggtgcaagGATTGCTCTTTCTTagaagaatgaattttttttccaaattaaacAAAAGTTTCGGACATGCAAAATTTACTATTTCAAGTAAGGGATCCTTACACGGTGTTCAATAAGGAGATCCGGAGGAATCTCAATGAGTGATTCGGCTTCATCAATAGTTGTAACTGTTCCGtctcccacttgaagcaaccaatcaacaaactcttttatttctgctgttgaagaagatgagttagcattttgcaatctcatattaacagtcaacttcattaccttgcaatgcttccatagatatgaagaattgatagcAGATCCCACAATCTCAGAACGGCTTCCTTTGGAAATAACTGGgagtatttgtctaaagtcgCCTCCTAGTACAACAACTTTCCCTCCGAATGGAATGTCATAACCATATTTAGATCTAGTCTTTATAATGTCATTTAGAGATCTGTCCAAAGCTTCAAAGCAATGTTTGTTCAACATAGGTGCCTCATCCCAAATAATTAGGCTTGCTTTTTTCAACAATTCAGCTTTTGGGGAACCTTGACGAAGATTACAGGTTGATATCTTATTTATTGAAATAGGAATAGAGAATCTGGAATGAGCAGTTCTACCTCCGGGTAACAATAGCGATGTTATTTCGCTGTATGCGACATTTAACACAATAAGGCCCCTTGAACGCAAAGCAGCAGATAAGGTGTTTCCAAACAAATGTTTTTTCAGttcctccaaaaccatataGAAAAAAGAATTCCCTATTATCAGATAATACATCattcaaaacatttttataaactCCTTCTTGCTCTGAAGTAAGGCAACAAACCAATTCTTCATGAATCTTAAGCATTTCATCTTTATTGTAATTCAACTCATCTGCAACgaatctattttcaaaattatatgCTTTAGTAAATTTAGGATATGACAAACATGGAAATTCCTTCAATGACCTTCCATTTCCTTGAAGTATTTTTTCAATCTCTATCAAACATAGgttctttaattcttcatcatctataTGCAGATCTGAATGAATAAcaaaatacttttaaattagaattaatgaataacaaaatcaataacactgatttaattttaaaagtcaTCCATCACAATTAAGACAAAATAGTAAGGTTTATTAAGTGGTTTATTATATTTAAACAAATGCATCTGTGGGTGGTAAATTAATGGTTTCATTCATTAATAAATATGAAAATCATTTAAGTTTTTAAATATGAGCTATGCATGATTTAGTATTAATTTATTCAAGCATGCTAAAATGAATGTTGATTGTTTTAAAAGACATAAAAGAAACATAAACTTGATTGCAACCTCTAATTGGATGACCGTTTAAGTTTTCAGCCTGCAACGCACGGGTAGAAAAAATCTTGATTTAAGGCTTGACTTTCTTTTAACAAATTGATTGttaaaatttagaaaataaaataaattttatttaattggtGATACTCCCATGTTACTAAAAATAAATACTTAATTTTaggaaattataatttaattaggtTTTAATGCGTTAAAAATATTAACAACCAtcatttattataaatattccaaatttattgcattaataacGAATTATTGTAGAcgaaattcaaaataacaaaacaGGTAAACTGCATTTATTACGTtcaattatttttagaataaatcCGTTAAAGTTTTTCATTAATTCGGTTGACTTATCTTTAAAAATTCatgaaaaaatttatttattttacttaattacaatgatttaattatgtaatttaagtCACGATTACAAAAAATAGTACTAATCacacatttaatgattttttttctgaattaaATTTTACTCAATAAATAATTAAACGAACTTATGATTATTAGAattaaaaaattttaaatttaaataaaggtaTTTTTCAACCTTTGTAGCGTAAAAAAAaccatatttattaaaaaaaaataccaaatTTACTGCATTAATAACACATTAATTACATTTAAAACATTTTTAGTCTAACTGCATTAATTACattcaaaacatttttataaatgatTGAATACCTGGAATGTTGAGTGTTTTCCTTCTGTCATATAAAATGCCATCACATAAAAGAGACCAGGACTTTCTCCAAACTTCTTGTGGCCGGGAAGACATGACTTTCTCCAGACCCTCTCTGCAAAAGAGAGATGTTTCATCATCAATCTTTATTCTTGTTGTAATTGGATAACAAATATGGGAAACATGAACGTGCAACTTCCACATGCTAGCTTAACTAACATGAACAATCTTGGCTTGTGGATTTGTAAACTTGAAGGTAATCTCCTGAAACGGCTGGACATTATTAAGATCGCAGAAGCTTCTCCAACCACTGCATATCTTTGCATACTTCTTACTTCGAGGAATGATGACATTACACTTTACCTCTGAACCGGAACTCCCAATGAAAATCCAACTTTGAACACCCGCTTGAATAAGGTATTGCTTAACCCTTTTAGGAGCATGCTACATGTAACGGAAAAAGAATGGAAGTTAATACATTAACAAAAAAGAATTCGTGCAAACTGTCCAAGTAAGATAAATATATTTGAATGTAACTTTAAACACACCAACATGTACCGCTTAGCTTGACATGTGCTAAGGGTGTGAGTCCATATTAATTCATATTGACCATTAAATTCTGGACTGATGACGGGCTCAGGATTTGGCCCTTAATTCTGATGAAGGGGTAACACCTCGTCTGCAATAAGCCCGTCTTGAGAAACGTCGACAACCCGAACATCATTCATGCCAGGATTGTCAACATGCAAAGGGCTTTTCGGTTGTTCAGTGTTTGGATAGAGAACTTCTTTATCCAGATAATCTTTAACCTGGAAATGGAAGATAGAGTCACCAACAAACCGGAGATTGAAAAGACATTCTTCTTCAATCTGGTAGAAGTCACGCAACGCATAAAATCCGTCTGTCAGTTTAGGATCCGAAGGGTTCATATTGTATACAACAACATGAGTATTCCCAACAGGGTCGATCAACGTCCATTGGTCACTGAGCTCATCCTTGAAATCACGCACAAAAGATTTCGAAATAACTTCATGATGCTGCataagtaaaataaaagagatGGTTAAATATTTAGATATGATAAGGGAAGAGAAATTCATAGGAGTTGTGATTATAAACAAACTCGCCACTTGTAACTTAGGATAGGAACTCAATGCTTGTAGTGCAGCCATGAATAGTCTTCAATATTTTTCATGGTGGATGAATTTTTTAGCAGACCAGAGAAGGTTAGAAATATGTTAGGGGAAAAGCAACCATTACCGTATATAAGGGAAAAAGTTTGCACTTAAATTAGGTAATGATGGaaagaaaacaattttttatcttccatattattttcttaattacatCATATTAccataattgattatattttatttgacaACTAATTCTCTAATCTatagataataaaaaaaaacgtggaacataaaataaaataatttttttttatagatttaaGTGTCAATTTTTAATCTGGttgtcaaatttatttttttcaattattaAGTGTCAACTAATTTGGTTGTCAATTATTAACacataataaaaaaactaattctCTCTAATTTAAGTGTCAATTTTTAATCTGgtcaatttattttatttgacaactaattcattataatttttttccataaCTAATAATCATCTGTTAAGACTCGAGACAAAACTTAATTAAAACTTAAGATTTTATTCAGTtttacttgaattttttttttgatactaTTAATTATTTGACTTTTATTAAAATATGTTTTGGAAAATATTACCATCATTCCTTTTTTGAAAACTTGATGGAAATAACGATTTGCAATTTGGTTTAAAtcattccttatttaaaatcttcGTCAATTTAGCGGTTCATATTGAGATTTGGGAAAATATGGAGGAATGAATTCAGTTTGCTCTATTTCCTTCAATtcgtatttttttttgaaataaatcaagcagagattagtttttttaaaaaacaaaccttaatctagttttttttataaaatataactaATTCGAAATTGGTGTTTAATTAAGGAAATACTGGTTAATTAGAGAAAATCTCACATTTATTTaccaaattattttattatgggTTGGAATCAATCAAACATTAATGCCCAAAGTATTTCCCCTGAATTGAAGCTGAATGAATAGCAAAGTTCATTGTTGTGGGCTTTTGGTTGATCCATAGCTCCTTTATATTAGGTTGTGCATGAATTCTACTTTGAAGAGGTCATTTAATAGGGGATAAAGAATCAAAATTATGGGGTAATCAGTTTGTGTAATTAATTTATTCAAGTCTCtctggctgtgacacttgtcagttAGAGAGAGGGGTGGGAGGAAAATCATTCTGGGAGTGTCATGTGTTAATTTTTTCTGGATAaagattttcttttaataagtaTATAGATTACGTTGAAATTAAAATCGTAATGGACACAAACTTCTcttaacatttatttttgtcCTCAAATAATTTTGTCTTGCATTGATTTTGAAACGAATTTCCACATATATATGTTAGAATATATGTACTTAATGAACGAGACAACTTCcatttatttcattatttttcttttaatacagacaacttaaaaattatttcatttcTCCTTTATATATgttctttttatatatatttatttcttttgtactattttttctcattttcatctcCACTAGgattggatttttttta is a window of Lotus japonicus ecotype B-129 chromosome 5, LjGifu_v1.2 DNA encoding:
- the LOC130718521 gene encoding CRIB domain-containing protein RIC6-like, whose protein sequence is MSGNKVKGLLKGLRYISQIFENDKDQDIQIGYPTDVKHVAHIGWDGPSVNTPSWMNEYKSSPGFASAPLNLNGDAQNKGQDNSVKWISEDSRRSRPRLGQGEGMGRDLPDLPKGSRRQSTGNMTDSPSREKSRQSKKSSHKSSSLNKEPQGEGSPAPDIPKKTRRKKSKENSGSGGGSSKSRSKGAQHQDPSQDYGSASQPVSESRIS